The Streptomyces kanamyceticus DNA segment GGGTGGCCTGCCTGGCGCAGCAGCTGGACCACGGCGGCGTTGCCCGCGCCGCGTTGCAGGCCGAGGAGGCCTGCGGGCGGCGACGCGCTCCCGGGCCTGCGGGCCGGGACCCGGGGCCTCTCGGTCCCGGTCGCTCTGGTGCGGTCGTGGTCGTGCAAGGTGGCGTCTCCCCGTGCGGGTTGCGGATCTCCTCCTGCATACGGGGTGGCGGGCCCCTGGGCCAGAGGCGGAAGGGCAGGTCCACGTGCCCTTCCGACCAGGGCCCCGTCAGGGGCGCGGGGAACTGCGCGCCCAGCCACGACGCACCGGCACCCAAATCCCCGAGCCTCCGTGGCCCCTGGGGCTCCGCCCCAGACCCCGCTCCTCAAACGCCGGAGGGGCTGAATTTTCCCGCCCGAGGCGCTGAAGTTCCGGGCCCCGCCCGGAAGACCGGAATTGCTCGCCTCGCCCGAAAGACCGAAGAGCGGGATGCGCTCACCCCGCCGAGGCCGAGGCTCCGGGCCCCGTCAGGGGCGCGGGGAACTGCGCGGCCAGCCACGACGCAGCCGCACCCGAATCCCCCAGCCCCCGCCGCCCCTGGGGCTCCGCCCCAGACCCCGCTCCTCAAACGCCGGAGGGGCTGAACTTTCCCACCCGAGAGCCCGGAATTGCCCGCCCCGCCGGGGCTGAACTTCCGGGCCCCGTCAGGGGCGCGGGGAACTGCGCGCCCAGCCACGACGCAGTCGCAGTCGCAGTCGCAGTCGCACCTGACCCCTAACCGATCCGATCCAGCACAATCGCCCCCGGCGAGAAACCCGTTCCGGCGGGAGCGATGTCGTACGCCGCCTCCAGCGACTGGAGCGCGTACTCGAAGCGGGACGGCGTGTCCGTGTGGAGGGTGAGCAGGGGCTGGCCCGCCACCACGGCCGCCCCCGGCCGCACGTGGAGTTCGACGCCCGCGCCCGCCTGGACCACGTCCTCCTTGCGGGCGCGCCCCGCGCCGAGGCGCCAGGCGGCGACGCCGATGTCGTACGCGTCGAGGCGGGTGAGGACCCCGGACGTGGGGGCCGTCACCACGTGCCGCTCCCGTGCCACCGGCAACTCCGCGTCCGGATCGCCGCCCTGCGCCGCGATCATGCGGCGCCAGACGTCCATCGCGGAGCCGTCCGCGAGGGCCTTCGCCGGGTCGGCGTCCGTCAGGCCCGCCGCGTCCAGCATCTCGCGGGCGAGGGCGAGGGTGAGTTCGACGACGTCCGCCGGGCCGCCACCCGCCAACACCTCTACCGACTCGCGGACTTCGAGCGCGTTGCCCGCCGTCAGGCCGAGCGGCGTCGACATGTCGGTGAGGAGCGCCACCGTGCGTACGCCGCTGTCCGTGCCCAACTCGACCATCGTGGAGGCGAGTTCGCGGGCGTCGTCGAGGTTCTTCATGAACGCGCCGGTGCCGACCTT contains these protein-coding regions:
- a CDS encoding thymidine phosphorylase encodes the protein MDVISVIRTKRDRGELSDEQIDWVIDAYTRGAVADEQMSSLAMAILLNGMNRKEIARWTAAMIASGERMDFSSLSRPTADKHSTGGVGDKITLPLAPLVAACGAAVPQLSGRGLGHTGGTLDKLEAIPGWRALLSNEEMLNVLDGVGSVICAAGDGLAPADKKLYALRDVTGTVEAIPLIASSIMSKKIAEGTGSLVLDVKVGTGAFMKNLDDARELASTMVELGTDSGVRTVALLTDMSTPLGLTAGNALEVRESVEVLAGGGPADVVELTLALAREMLDAAGLTDADPAKALADGSAMDVWRRMIAAQGGDPDAELPVARERHVVTAPTSGVLTRLDAYDIGVAAWRLGAGRARKEDVVQAGAGVELHVRPGAAVVAGQPLLTLHTDTPSRFEYALQSLEAAYDIAPAGTGFSPGAIVLDRIG